In the genome of Rhodamnia argentea isolate NSW1041297 chromosome 3, ASM2092103v1, whole genome shotgun sequence, one region contains:
- the LOC115746436 gene encoding uncharacterized protein LOC115746436 isoform X1, which produces MAKQANTLFLEDWLRSNSGSSSSSSGGVNNTRNASSSSSARAIIQAWAELRDCLQHQSFQPHHLQSLKTLLNSQASLHVADPQAKLLISILSSANFSLPPESRPMFLRLLYVWVRKSFRPNPVLVDSAVGVVCGIVVSARLDSDWGRLVFSEGVLVLGAFSVVPAASDASKVLCLETICRLLEQGGALMRLSEGVVANVLAGIGYALSCPVNVHYDKFVSFLLGVWGSEDGPESSIPNGLMILHLMEWVISGYINSRSFEKIRLFSQIALEKSEEKYVPYALSMAAGGVLRASNRVASRGAGLEILRLRSSAEDKMEYLASGLISRMGDPGDFLDYPMDRLLLQCSALSFARSGSLSSRAPFLICLASALMNEIFPLRRLYAKILDSSLSNSTRIRHNEVREHVESVLFKEGGAVTGIFCNLYASADEQNKDLVENLFWRYCRHLYLGHRQVVLVLQGRDNNLLGDLEKIAESAFLMVVVYALAVTKQKLTPKHSKETQMEVSVQILIAFSCLEYFRHMRLAEYLDTVRAVLPSVQENESACVSFVESIPSYTDLTVGQGSEYCWSTDDVQTARILFCLRVIPTCIERLLSPVLRKFVAPTMFLYMGHPNVKVALAAHALFAAFVSSGKDSFEDQRASLKEQLVFYYMQRSLELFPAITPFEGLASGVAAIVRHLPAGSPAIFYCIHSIAEKANKVCSVEFVQDGHISLKWQGESEPCKDLLELLLRLLSLVDIQVLPDLMKLLAALIVQLPKDGQNMVLNDLYAQVAESDDLTRKPTLVSWLQSLSYLCTQAKSSGSDISKISSSKKESPSLSAKAARL; this is translated from the exons ATGGCGAAACAAGCAAATACCCTCTTTCTTGAAGACTGGTTGAGAAGCAACAgtggcagcagcagcagcagcagtggCGGTGTCAACAACACCAGAAAcgcttcctcttcatcttctgctCGAGCAATAATCCAAGCATGGGCCGAGCTCAGAGATTGTCTTCAGCACCAATCTTTTCAACCCCACCACCTCCAATCGCTGAAGACTCTCCTCAACTCTCAAGCCTCCCTCCATGTCGCAGACCCTCAAGCCAAGCTTTTGATCTCGATCCTCTCTTCTGCGAACTTCTCTCTTCCTCCGGAATCACGTCCCATGTTCCTCAGGCTCCTCTATGTCTGGGTAAGGAAGTCCTTCAGGCCCAATCCTGTGCTTGTTGATTCTGCTGTGGGGGTTGTGTGTGGAATTGTTGTTTCGGCTAGGCTTGATTCCGACTGGGGTCGTTTGGTGTTCTCTGAGGGTGTACTTGTTCTGGGTGCATTCTCTGTTGTGCCTGCTGCATCTGATGCCTCGAAAGTTCTATGCTTGGAGACCATTTGCAGGCTGTTGGAACAAGGTGGTGCCTTGATGAGGTTGTCTGAAGGAGTCGTAGCGAATGTCCTTGCAGGAATTGGATATGCTCTATCTTGTCCTGTCAATGTtcattatgataaatttgtgagCTTTTTGTTGGGCGTTTGGGGGAGTGAAGATGGGCCTGAGAGTAGTATTCCAAATGGACTTATGATTCTGCATTTGATGGAATGGGTGATCTCGGGATATATCAACTCTCGGTCATTCGAAAAGATTAGATTGTTTTCGCAGATTGCTCTGGAAAAGTCAGAGGAGAAGTATGTTCCTTATGCTCTTTCAATGGCTGCTGGTGGAGTATTAAGAGCTTCCAATAGAGTTGCATCTCGTGGTGCAGGGTTGGAGATTCTTCGATTGAGAAGTAGTGCTGAAGACAAGATGGAATATCTTGCTAGTGGATTGATTTCCAGAATGGGAGATCCTGGGGATTTTCTTGACTATCCCATGGATAGGCTCCTTTTACAGTGTTCAGCCTTATCATTCGCTCGAAGTGGCTCGTTATCTTCAAGAGCCCCCTTTCTTATATGCCTTGCTTCTGCATTGATGAATGAAATTTTTCCCTTAAGGCGTTTATATGCTAAGATACTTGATAGTTCTCTTAGCAATTCAACTAGAATAAGGCACAATGAGGTTAGAGAACATGTGGAAAGTGTTCTATTTAAGGAAGGAGGAGCCGTAACTGGCATTTTCTGCAATCTTTATGCTTCTGCAGATGAACAAAACAAAGATCTTGTGGAGAATCTCTTCTGGCGTTACTGTCGTCATTTGTATTTGGGTCATCGACAAGTCGTTCTAGTGCTTCAGGGCAGAGACAATAATTTACTTGGCGACTTGGAAAAAATTGCCGAATCTGCTTTTCTAATGGTTGTTGTGTATGCATTGGCAGTAACAAAGCAAAAGTTAACACCCAAACACAGCAAGGAAACTCAGATGGAGGTATCGGTGCAGatattaattgcattttcttgtTTAGAGTATTTTCGGCATATGAGGTTGGCCGAGTATCTGGATACCGTCAGGGCGGTCCTTCCTAGTGTTCAGGAAAATGAGTCTGCATGTGTATCTTTTGTAGAGTCAATTCCTTCTTATACTGATCTGACAGTTGGGCAAG GATCAGAGTACTGTTGGTCCACAGATGACGTGCAAACTGCTCGCATATTGTTTTGCCTGCGGGTTATTCCAACCTGCATCGAACGGTTATTGAGCCCAGTGCTTAGGAAATTTGTGGCTCCAACTATGTTCCT ATATATGGGACACCCAAATGTAAAAGTAGCTCTAGCTGCACACGCTTTGTTTGCTGCATTTGTATCTTCGGGTAAAGATTCTTTTGAGGATCAAAGGGCGTCACTAAAGGAGCAACTTGTGTTCTACTACATGCAGAGATCTTTAGAG TTATTTCCTGCCATCACTCCTTTCGAAGGTTTGGCATCTGGAGTGGCAGCCATTGTTAGACATCTTCCTGCTGGTAGTCCTGCTATTTTCTACTGCATCCACAGTATTGCTGAAAAAGCAAATAAGGTATGCAGTGTAGAGTTCGTTCAGGATGGTCATATTTCTTTGAAATGGCAAGGAGAGTCAGAACCTTGCAAAGATCTGCTGGAGTTGCTCCTGCGCCTTTTGTCGCTCGTCGATATTCAA GTATTGCCAGACTTGATGAAGTTGTTGGCAGCGCTGATTGTCCAGTTACCAAAAGATGGCCAGAACATGGTGCTCAATGACTTGTACGCACAGGTTGCGGAGTCTGATGATCTTACCCGCAAACCCACCTTAGTTTCGTGGCTGCAGTCATTGTCTTACCTATGTACTCAAGCTAAGTCAAGTGGGAGTGATATCTCCAAGATTTCTTCATCGAAGAAAGAATCACCAAGTTTGAGTGCTAAAGCAGCACGACTCTAA
- the LOC115746436 gene encoding uncharacterized protein LOC115746436 isoform X2 produces the protein MAKQANTLFLEDWLRSNSGSSSSSSGGVNNTRNASSSSSARAIIQAWAELRDCLQHQSFQPHHLQSLKTLLNSQASLHVADPQAKLLISILSSANFSLPPESRPMFLRLLYVWVRKSFRPNPVLVDSAVGVVCGIVVSARLDSDWGRLVFSEGVLVLGAFSVVPAASDASKVLCLETICRLLEQGGALMRLSEGVVANVLAGIGYALSCPVNVHYDKFVSFLLGVWGSEDGPESSIPNGLMILHLMEWVISGYINSRSFEKIRLFSQIALEKSEEKYVPYALSMAAGGVLRASNRVASRGAGLEILRLRSSAEDKMEYLASGLISRMGDPGDFLDYPMDRLLLQCSALSFARSGSLSSRAPFLICLASALMNEIFPLRRLYAKILDSSLSNSTRIRHNEVREHVESVLFKEGGAVTGIFCNLYASADEQNKDLVENLFWRYCRHLYLGHRQVVLVLQGRDNNLLGDLEKIAESAFLMVVVYALAVTKQKLTPKHSKETQMEVSVQILIAFSCLEYFRHMRLAEYLDTVRAVLPSVQENESACVSFVESIPSYTDLTVGQEYCWSTDDVQTARILFCLRVIPTCIERLLSPVLRKFVAPTMFLYMGHPNVKVALAAHALFAAFVSSGKDSFEDQRASLKEQLVFYYMQRSLELFPAITPFEGLASGVAAIVRHLPAGSPAIFYCIHSIAEKANKVCSVEFVQDGHISLKWQGESEPCKDLLELLLRLLSLVDIQVLPDLMKLLAALIVQLPKDGQNMVLNDLYAQVAESDDLTRKPTLVSWLQSLSYLCTQAKSSGSDISKISSSKKESPSLSAKAARL, from the exons ATGGCGAAACAAGCAAATACCCTCTTTCTTGAAGACTGGTTGAGAAGCAACAgtggcagcagcagcagcagcagtggCGGTGTCAACAACACCAGAAAcgcttcctcttcatcttctgctCGAGCAATAATCCAAGCATGGGCCGAGCTCAGAGATTGTCTTCAGCACCAATCTTTTCAACCCCACCACCTCCAATCGCTGAAGACTCTCCTCAACTCTCAAGCCTCCCTCCATGTCGCAGACCCTCAAGCCAAGCTTTTGATCTCGATCCTCTCTTCTGCGAACTTCTCTCTTCCTCCGGAATCACGTCCCATGTTCCTCAGGCTCCTCTATGTCTGGGTAAGGAAGTCCTTCAGGCCCAATCCTGTGCTTGTTGATTCTGCTGTGGGGGTTGTGTGTGGAATTGTTGTTTCGGCTAGGCTTGATTCCGACTGGGGTCGTTTGGTGTTCTCTGAGGGTGTACTTGTTCTGGGTGCATTCTCTGTTGTGCCTGCTGCATCTGATGCCTCGAAAGTTCTATGCTTGGAGACCATTTGCAGGCTGTTGGAACAAGGTGGTGCCTTGATGAGGTTGTCTGAAGGAGTCGTAGCGAATGTCCTTGCAGGAATTGGATATGCTCTATCTTGTCCTGTCAATGTtcattatgataaatttgtgagCTTTTTGTTGGGCGTTTGGGGGAGTGAAGATGGGCCTGAGAGTAGTATTCCAAATGGACTTATGATTCTGCATTTGATGGAATGGGTGATCTCGGGATATATCAACTCTCGGTCATTCGAAAAGATTAGATTGTTTTCGCAGATTGCTCTGGAAAAGTCAGAGGAGAAGTATGTTCCTTATGCTCTTTCAATGGCTGCTGGTGGAGTATTAAGAGCTTCCAATAGAGTTGCATCTCGTGGTGCAGGGTTGGAGATTCTTCGATTGAGAAGTAGTGCTGAAGACAAGATGGAATATCTTGCTAGTGGATTGATTTCCAGAATGGGAGATCCTGGGGATTTTCTTGACTATCCCATGGATAGGCTCCTTTTACAGTGTTCAGCCTTATCATTCGCTCGAAGTGGCTCGTTATCTTCAAGAGCCCCCTTTCTTATATGCCTTGCTTCTGCATTGATGAATGAAATTTTTCCCTTAAGGCGTTTATATGCTAAGATACTTGATAGTTCTCTTAGCAATTCAACTAGAATAAGGCACAATGAGGTTAGAGAACATGTGGAAAGTGTTCTATTTAAGGAAGGAGGAGCCGTAACTGGCATTTTCTGCAATCTTTATGCTTCTGCAGATGAACAAAACAAAGATCTTGTGGAGAATCTCTTCTGGCGTTACTGTCGTCATTTGTATTTGGGTCATCGACAAGTCGTTCTAGTGCTTCAGGGCAGAGACAATAATTTACTTGGCGACTTGGAAAAAATTGCCGAATCTGCTTTTCTAATGGTTGTTGTGTATGCATTGGCAGTAACAAAGCAAAAGTTAACACCCAAACACAGCAAGGAAACTCAGATGGAGGTATCGGTGCAGatattaattgcattttcttgtTTAGAGTATTTTCGGCATATGAGGTTGGCCGAGTATCTGGATACCGTCAGGGCGGTCCTTCCTAGTGTTCAGGAAAATGAGTCTGCATGTGTATCTTTTGTAGAGTCAATTCCTTCTTATACTGATCTGACAGTTGGGCAAG AGTACTGTTGGTCCACAGATGACGTGCAAACTGCTCGCATATTGTTTTGCCTGCGGGTTATTCCAACCTGCATCGAACGGTTATTGAGCCCAGTGCTTAGGAAATTTGTGGCTCCAACTATGTTCCT ATATATGGGACACCCAAATGTAAAAGTAGCTCTAGCTGCACACGCTTTGTTTGCTGCATTTGTATCTTCGGGTAAAGATTCTTTTGAGGATCAAAGGGCGTCACTAAAGGAGCAACTTGTGTTCTACTACATGCAGAGATCTTTAGAG TTATTTCCTGCCATCACTCCTTTCGAAGGTTTGGCATCTGGAGTGGCAGCCATTGTTAGACATCTTCCTGCTGGTAGTCCTGCTATTTTCTACTGCATCCACAGTATTGCTGAAAAAGCAAATAAGGTATGCAGTGTAGAGTTCGTTCAGGATGGTCATATTTCTTTGAAATGGCAAGGAGAGTCAGAACCTTGCAAAGATCTGCTGGAGTTGCTCCTGCGCCTTTTGTCGCTCGTCGATATTCAA GTATTGCCAGACTTGATGAAGTTGTTGGCAGCGCTGATTGTCCAGTTACCAAAAGATGGCCAGAACATGGTGCTCAATGACTTGTACGCACAGGTTGCGGAGTCTGATGATCTTACCCGCAAACCCACCTTAGTTTCGTGGCTGCAGTCATTGTCTTACCTATGTACTCAAGCTAAGTCAAGTGGGAGTGATATCTCCAAGATTTCTTCATCGAAGAAAGAATCACCAAGTTTGAGTGCTAAAGCAGCACGACTCTAA
- the LOC115746449 gene encoding L-type lectin-domain containing receptor kinase VIII.2-like, producing MDSRSFPVSSAIFATLYFLLSRNTQLAAHKIHREHHHFVTSVTVRKDLSFSSFHPRLNPTSTHDIKLLGSATISDDNGIIQIPDPSWAANRSCQAGRAVYNCPIRMFEPVTKSLASFRTTFSFQFTATMSTSNATDDSSSSRDRGGSGLAFVLVPDEFTVGRAGPWLGLLNDACGQYKIFAVEFDNSHDTEFGDPNDDHVGINLGTIVSMKTADLSGTTVSLHNDSVQRAWINYDGHRKWIDVYLGADNDHLPNQTVLSSPLDLSGYINEFMFVGFSASTAKSTQIHSVLSWNFSSTIEAFLQVPSERTCKRNLIHQVSKYSKVRYSRAPSGFLVFVAVVALCTLALVVLYSNSNPQKRSPSYSFPDIRRRPTPPSKPRSFTIHEIYRATLKFSKSEMLSSDPKGVLYRGTLPNGRHIAVKRFSQHLESQTIAPSIQARIMKRIHGLNQFCHPNLAPIKGWCYKSKEIIVVYDYFQNGSLDKWLFGLGVLPWTRRFNLIKDIAKALSFLHSKDTIHGNLRTSSVFLDISYRAVLADYALVTAIANSNRGENVLIGKRKDVFGFGKMVLEIVAGKRSGDMGEKEATGILGFAWNMHERGEKNKVVDERMGLGGAMEQALRALDVGLVCTLNEENCRVSMEDVVQLLKTKAIPKLPQKKPAQLS from the coding sequence ATGGATTCGCGATCATTTCCTGTGTCTTCTGCGATCTTCGCAACCTTGTATTTCCTTCTCTCGAGGAACACCCAACTTGCAGCACACAAAATCCACCGCGAACACCACCATTTTGTAACATCAGTAACTGTAAGGAAGGACCTCTCCTTCTCTAGCTTCCATCCCAGACTAAACCCAACTAGTACGCACGACATTAAGCTCCTGGGGAGTGCAACAATATCCGATGACAACGGTATTATCCAAATTCCCGACCCATCATGGGCCGCTAATCGTAGTTGTCAAGCAGGTAGAGCCGTTTATAACTGTCCTATTCGCATGTTTGAACctgtaaccaagtccctagcTTCCTTCAGAACCACTTTCTCCTTTCAGTTCACAGCCACCATGTCCACATCCAATGCTACTGATGACTCATCCTCGAGCCGTGATCGAGGCGGGAGCGGCTTGGCATTTGTCCTGGTTCCTGATGAGTTCACTGTAGGGAGAGCTGGACCATGGCTTGGCTTGCTTAATGACGCATGCGGCCAGTACAAGATCTTCGCAGTCGAGTTCGATAACAGCCACGACACGGAGTTTGGCGATCCTAACGATGATCACGTCGGAATCAACCTTGGAACCATTGTCTCCATGAAAACGGCCGATCTATCAGGAACCACGGTTTCCCTCCATAATGATTCTGTTCAACGAGCATGGATCAATTACGACGGTCATCGGAAATGGATCGATGTATATCTCGGAGCCGACAATGATCACCTGCCGAACCAAACCGTATTATCATCCCCTCTGGATCTCTCGGGTTATATCAACGAATTTATGTTTGTTGGGTTCTCGGCCTCCACTGCCAAATCGACACAAATCCACAGTGTTCTATCATGGAACTTCTCTTCCACGATCGAAGCCTTTCTTCAAGTTCCTAGCGAACGAACTTGCAAAAGAAACCTCATCCACCAAGTTTCCAAGTACTCTAAAGTCCGTTACTCAAGGGCACCAAGCGGCTTTCTGGTTTTTGTCGCTGTGGTTGCGCTATGCACACTAGCTCTTGTAGTCCTCTATTCCAATAGCAACCCCCAAAAGAGATCACCTTCTTACAGTTTTCCCGATATCAGGCGGAGGCCGACACCACCTAGCAAGCCTCGCTCCTTCACTATCCATGAAATTTACAGAGCTACACTAAAATTCAGCAAATCAGAAATGCTAAGTAGCGACCCGAAAGGCGTCCTATATAGAGGAACTCTTCCCAATGGCCGTCATATTGCAGTTAAGCGGTTCTCGCAGCACTTGGAGAGTCAGACCATTGCACCGAGCATTCAAGCCCGTATAATGAAAAGAATCCATGGTTTGAACCAATTTTGCCATCCTAATCTGGCTCCTATCAAAGGGTGGTGTTACAAAAGTAAGGAGATTATCGTGGTCTATGATTATTTCCAGAATGGGAGCCTTGACAAATGGCTTTTCGGACTCGGCGTCCTTCCCTGGACTCGCAGGTTCAATCTCATCAAAGATATAGCTAAAGCATTAAGTTTTCTCCATTCTAAGGACACCATCCATGGAAATTTGAGGACGAGCAGCGTGTTTCTCGACATTAGCTACAGAGCCGTTCTGGCAGATTATGCATTAGTCACGGCCATAGCCAACTCAAACAGAGGCGAGAATGTGTTGATTGGCAAGAGAAAGGACGTGTTTGGATTCGGGAAGATGGTATTAGAGATCGTCGCGGGGAAGAGAAGTGGAGACATGGGCGAGAAAGAGGCTACGGGAATTCTAGGATTTGCATGGAACATGcacgagagaggagagaagaacaAGGTCGTGGATGAGCGGATGGGGTTGGGCGGAGCCATGGAACAAGCTCTCCGCGCCTTGGACGTTGGTCTGGTCTGCACTTTGAACGAAGAGAATTGCAGGGTTTCCATGGAAGACGTGGTGCAACTTCTGAAGACGAAAGCAATTCCCAAGTTGCCCCAGAAGAAACCAGCCCAACTGTCGtga
- the LOC115746568 gene encoding hydroxymethylglutaryl-CoA synthase-like encodes MAKDVGILAMEIYFPPTCVQQEALEAHDGVSKGKYTIGLGQGCLAFCTEVEDVVSMSLTAVTTLLEKYGIDPKQIGRLEVGSETVIDKSKSIKTFLMPIFEASGNTDIEGVDSTNACYGGTAALFNCVNWVESSSWDGRNGLVVCTDSAVYAEGPARPTGGAAAIAMLIGPDAPVVFESKFRGSHMSHAYDFYKPNLASEYPVVDGKLSQTCYLMALDSCYKHFCHKFEKLEAKQFSISDAAYFVFHSPYNKLVQKSFARLVFNDYLRNASSVDELSKEKLAPFSSLSGDESYSSRDLEKVSQQVAKPLYDEKVQPTTLIPKQVGNMYTASLYAACASLIHNKHTTLGGKRVILFSYGSGLAATMFSLRFRDGQNPFSLSNMAAVMDVEKKLKSRHEFPPEKFVETMKLMEHRYGAKDFVTSKDCSLLSPGTYYLTEVDSMYRRFYAKKTKDSSCDKSLAGH; translated from the exons ATGGCGAAGGATGTGGGGATTCTGGCCATGGAGATTTACTTCCCTCCTACTTGCGTGCAGCAG GAAGCCCTGGAGGCTCACGATGGCGTGAGTAAAGGGAAATACACTATTGGGCTAGGACAGGGCTGCCTGGCCTTTTGTACAGAGGTCGAAGACGTCGTCTCAATGAG TTTGACAGCTGTGACTACCCTTTTGGAGAAATATGGAATTGATCCAAAACAAATCGGTCGTCTGGAGGTAGGCAGTGAGACTGTCATTGATAAGAGCAAGTCCATCAAAACCTTCCTCATGCCAATCTTTGAG GCAAGTGGAAATACTGATATCGAAGGTGTTGATTCAACTAATGCATGCTATGGGGGAACTGCAGCTTTGTTCAACTGTGTCAACTGGGTGGAGAGTAGTTCATGGGATGGACGCAATGGGCTAGTTGTATGCACTGATAGTGCG GTATATGCTGAAGGACCGGCTCGTCCTACAGGAGGAGCAGCTGCCATTGCAATGCTCATAGGTCCTGATGCACCAGTTGTTTTTGAAAGCAAATTTAGGGGGAGTCACATGTCTCATGCCTATGACTTTTACAAGCCCAATCTTGCGAGTGAATATCCG GTTGTCGATGGGAAGCTATCACAAACATGCTATTTGATGGCTCTTGACTCCTGCTATAAACATTTTTGTCACAA ATTCGAGAAGTTAGAAGCAAAACAATTCTCAATATCTGATGCTGCCTACttcgttttccactctccttatAACAAG CTTGTACAGAAAAGCTTTGCTCGTTTAGTATTCAATGACTACTTGAGGAATGCCAG CTCTGTAGATGAACTTTCCAAAGAAAAGCTGGCACCTTTTTCAAGCTTATCTGGTGATGAAAGCTATTCAAGCCGTGATCTCGAGAAG GTATCCCAACAAGTTGCAAAGCCCTTATATGATGAAAAAGTGCAACCAACCACTTTGATACCAAAACAAGTTGGCAACATGTACACTGCATCTCTCTATGCCGCATGCGCTTCTCTTATTCACAACAAGCATACTACACTG GGAGGCAAACGCGTCATATTGTTCTCATATGGAAGTGGTTTAGCTGCTACAATGTTCTCACTGCGATTTCGTGATGGCCAAAATCCCTTCAGCCTCTCTAACATGGCAGCTGTTATGGATGTCGAGAAGAAGTTGAAGTCAAGGCATGAG TTCCCTCCTGAAAAATTTGTCGAGACCATGAAGCTTATGGAGCATAGATATGGGGCTAAGGACTTCGTGACAAGCAAGGACTGTAGTCTCCTATCTCCCGGTACATACTATCTCACTGAAGTTGACTCCATGTACAGGAGATTCTACGCCAAGAAAACCAAGGACAGTAGTTGTGACAAAAGTTTGGCTGGTCACTGA